A genomic window from Streptococcus sanguinis includes:
- a CDS encoding peptide ABC transporter substrate-binding protein, whose translation MKASKWLIATGVALSAGLLLTACSRSSSSTNNYTYVYSSDPDSLNYLTTNRATTGDVISNLVDGLFENDKYGNLIPSIAKSWTVSKDGLTYTYKLRDDAKWYTSDGEEYAEVKAQDFVTGLKYAADENSEAIYLVQDSVKGLDAYIKGEDKNFDNVGVKAIDDHTLQYTLARPEPYWNSKTTSTILFPVNEEFLKAEGSNFGSVKPSSILYNGPYLLKSLTSKSVMEFVKNQNYYDKDNVTLDSIKLTYYDGNDQEALIRNFSDGVYSTARLYPNSSGFASVKKKYADNIVYSPQDSTSYYYNFNYNRQSYNHTSKTTDAQKSATNEAIMNKDFRQAINFAFDRTSYGAQGNGEDGATKVLRNTLVPPSFVQIGDKDFGTVVGEKLVNYGSQWQGIDLSDAQDPYYNPEKAKAKFAEAKQALQAKGVEFPIHLDMPVDQSSTIGVQWASSTKQSIESALGAENVVIDLQKMSTDDLNNITYFANSAAQKDYDMSTGGWVGDYQDPSTYLDTLNIKNGGSLQNFGFEPGQDNDKIKELGLDTYTKMLEEANAETNDVQLRYEKYAEAEAWLLDSGLIIPTVSQGATPSVTKSVPFTKAYSPVGVKGSAYNFKLTQLQEDVVTTKEYEAAKKKWKEEATAANKKAQEELADHVEK comes from the coding sequence ATGAAAGCATCAAAGTGGCTGATTGCGACTGGAGTTGCACTGAGTGCCGGGCTATTGCTGACAGCTTGTAGCCGGTCTTCATCTAGCACAAATAATTATACTTACGTTTATAGTTCAGACCCTGACAGCTTGAACTATCTTACTACAAACCGTGCAACGACAGGTGATGTCATTTCCAACCTGGTCGATGGGCTTTTTGAAAATGACAAGTACGGGAACCTGATTCCCTCAATCGCCAAGTCATGGACAGTTTCTAAGGACGGTCTGACCTATACTTATAAGCTGCGTGATGATGCTAAATGGTACACATCCGATGGTGAAGAATATGCAGAAGTAAAGGCTCAGGACTTTGTGACTGGCTTGAAGTATGCAGCAGATGAAAATTCTGAAGCTATTTATCTCGTTCAGGACTCTGTGAAGGGCTTGGATGCTTATATCAAGGGTGAAGATAAGAATTTTGACAATGTTGGTGTCAAGGCTATTGATGACCATACCCTGCAATACACTCTGGCTCGCCCTGAGCCTTACTGGAACTCTAAAACGACCAGCACGATTCTTTTCCCAGTCAATGAGGAGTTTCTGAAAGCAGAAGGAAGCAATTTTGGCTCTGTCAAGCCGTCTAGCATCCTCTATAACGGTCCTTACTTGCTCAAGTCTCTGACTTCCAAGTCTGTGATGGAATTTGTCAAGAACCAAAACTATTATGACAAAGACAATGTGACTTTGGATAGCATCAAGCTGACCTACTATGATGGAAATGATCAGGAAGCGCTGATTCGTAACTTCAGCGATGGCGTTTACAGCACAGCTCGTCTCTATCCGAATAGCTCGGGCTTTGCTTCAGTCAAGAAGAAGTACGCGGACAATATCGTTTACAGCCCGCAGGATTCTACTTCTTATTACTATAATTTCAACTACAACCGTCAGTCTTACAATCATACTTCTAAAACAACAGACGCTCAAAAATCTGCCACTAACGAAGCAATCATGAACAAAGACTTCCGTCAGGCTATCAACTTTGCCTTTGACCGTACATCTTATGGTGCGCAAGGAAATGGTGAAGACGGAGCGACTAAGGTCTTGAGAAATACCTTGGTACCGCCTAGCTTTGTCCAAATTGGCGACAAGGATTTTGGAACCGTTGTTGGGGAAAAATTAGTTAATTATGGCAGCCAATGGCAAGGAATTGACCTTTCTGACGCTCAAGATCCTTACTACAATCCGGAAAAAGCTAAGGCGAAATTTGCAGAAGCGAAGCAAGCCTTGCAGGCTAAGGGAGTTGAATTCCCGATTCACTTAGATATGCCAGTGGATCAGTCTAGCACGATTGGTGTTCAATGGGCTAGCTCAACCAAGCAGTCAATCGAATCGGCTCTTGGAGCGGAAAATGTCGTCATTGACCTGCAAAAGATGAGCACAGACGATCTTAATAATATCACTTATTTTGCTAACTCTGCTGCTCAAAAAGACTATGATATGTCTACCGGTGGCTGGGTAGGTGACTACCAAGATCCTTCTACTTACCTTGATACTCTTAATATCAAGAACGGTGGAAGCTTGCAAAACTTTGGATTTGAACCAGGTCAAGATAATGATAAGATTAAAGAGCTAGGCTTGGATACTTATACCAAGATGCTGGAAGAAGCTAATGCTGAAACCAATGATGTGCAGCTGCGTTACGAAAAGTATGCAGAAGCGGAAGCCTGGTTGCTAGATAGTGGCTTGATTATCCCGACTGTTTCACAAGGAGCAACACCGTCTGTTACTAAATCAGTGCCATTTACAAAGGCCTACTCACCAGTTGGTGTCAAGGGTTCAGCCTACAACTTCAAGCTGACCCAGCTTCAGGAGGATGTTGTAACGACCAAAGAATACGAAGCGGCTAAGAAAAAATGGAAAGAAGAAGCTACTGCGGCAAATAAAAAAGCCCAGGAAGAACTTGCTGACCACGTTGAAAAATAA